From the Strix uralensis isolate ZFMK-TIS-50842 chromosome 33, bStrUra1, whole genome shotgun sequence genome, one window contains:
- the LOC141936524 gene encoding keratin, type II cytoskeletal 4-like — protein sequence MSRQAPTVRSVLGRRGFSSASEICGRSYAASACQPVRCGAAAYSSRSVCNLGGNRRISYVNGGCGTGCFGEFGFGGVGYGSVGGRVGLCGPRGYSIVRGYPDRKADGIQGICIDERLLKPLCVGVDPLEHEIRCQEKEQIKTLNTQFACFIDKVRFLEQQNKVLETKWGLLQQYVLPKKGKNLELYFENYICDLRKRLDCLLCEKQKLGSEECATSQLVEEFKCKYEEEINRRTTVENEFVALKKDADCIFLNKEELEVKVDLLRRQLELLKCVFEEERAQVDRQLCDTSVIVKMDNNRDLDMESIIKNVECWYQEIAQKSKEEVDAFYQTRFQELQDKRGKYCDDLQSNKCEISELTRMIQKLQCELENVKKQVSCLQTSICDVEQRGDCALKDAREKHIELQNALQKAKDELACMLRDYQELLNVKLALDIEIATYKTLLEGEESRICVGNPVSVSVVSSGYNIPDECGMLAANGAACAYGSLGRRSGRQSSQNGGFSSRSAGIHPKRVISSVAKQCVPEVYCQAGVVNCKNGGFSSRSGGYPARTVISTGNGGLNARMGACQAGGVVSFGNQGCVIRQLGGSPVVVANSPEVVGCNNGVVGNFGVVRDPCVVP from the exons ATGAGCAGACAGGCGCCTACAGTGAGATCTGTCCTGGGACGAAGAGGCTTCAGTTCAGCTTCAGAGATTTGTGGTCGAAGCTACGCCGCCTCCGCCTGCCAACCTGTCCGATGCGGAGCTGCTGCCTATAGCAGCAGGAGTGTCTGCAACCTGGGTGGAAACAGGAGAATTTCCTACGTGAACGGGGGCTGTGGTACTGGATGTTTTGGAGAGTTCGGCTTTGGAGGTGTAGGCTACGGTAGTGTTGGAGGAAGGGTTGGCCTTTGCGGCCCCAGGGGATATAGTATTGTGAGAGGTTACCCTGATCGCAAGGCTGATGGCATCCAAGGTATCTGCATTGATGAACGGCTTCTGAAGCCCCTCTGTGTTGGGGTCGACCCACTGGAACATGAAATACGCTGCCAGGAGAAGGAACAGATCAAGACTCTCAACACCCAGTTCGCCTGCTTCATCGACAAG GTTCGATTCCTGGAGCAGCAGAACAAAGTGCTGGAGACCAAGTGGGGCCTCCTGCAGCAATACGTCCTaccaaagaaagggaaaaacctTGAACTGTACTTTGAGAATTACATCTGCGACCTGCGGAAGCGCCTGGACTGCTTGCTATGTGAAAAGCAAAAACTGGGCAGCGAAGAATGTGCCACGAGCCAGCTGGTGGAGGAGTTCAAGTGCAA ATACGAAGAGGAAATCAACAGGCGTACAACCGTGGAGAATGAGTTTGTGGCACTCAAAAAG GATGCAGACTGTATCTTTTtgaacaaggaagagctggaggtgaAGGTGGATCTGTTAAGAAGGCAGTTGGAATTGTTGAAATGTGTGTTTGAGGAG GAACGAGCTCAGGTGGATCGCCAGCTATGTGACACTTCGGTCATCGTGAAAATGGACAACAACCGAGACCTGGACATGGAAAGCATCATCAAGAACGTTGAGTGCTGGTACCAAGAAATAGCTCAGAAGAGCAAAGAAGAAGTTGATGCTTTCTACCAAACCAGG TTTCAGGAGCTTCAGGATAAGAGAGGCAAGTATTGTGATGATCTGCAAAGCAACAAGTGTGAGATTTCAGAGCTAACCCGGATGATACAGAAGCTGCAGTGTGAACTGGAGAACGTGAAGAAGCAG GTGTCCTGCCTGCAAACCTCCATTTGTGATGTTGAGCAGCGTGGGGATTGTGCCCTCAAAGATGCCCGGGAGAAGCACATTGAGCTGCAGAATGCCCTCCAGAAGGCCAAGGATGAGCTGGCTTGCATGCTGCGGGATTACCAGGAGCTGCTGAATGTCAAACTGGCCCTGGATATTGAGATTGCAACATATAAGACTCTACTGGAGGGTGAAGAGAGCAG GATATGTGTGGGGAACCCGGTGAGCGTGT CTGTGGTCAGCAGTGGCTACAATATCCCTGACGAGTGCGGGATGCTGGCTGCAAACGGGGCTGCGTGTGCCTACGGCTCCCTGGGGAGACGGTCCGGAAGACAGAGCTCCCAGAATGGAGGATTCAGCTCCCGAAGCGCTGGGATCCACCCCAAGAGAGTCATTAGCTCGGTGGCCAAGCAGTGTGTCCCAGAGGTGTATTGCCAAGCCGGAGTGGTCAACTGCAAAAATGGAGGATTCAGCTCCCGGAGCGGGGGGTACCCAGCTCGCACCGTCATCAGCACGGGAAATGGGGGCTTGAATGCTAGAATGggggcttgccaagctggtgggGTGGTCAGCTTTGGAAACCAAGGCTGCGTCATCAGGCAGCTGGGGGGCT